A single genomic interval of Helianthus annuus cultivar XRQ/B chromosome 13, HanXRQr2.0-SUNRISE, whole genome shotgun sequence harbors:
- the LOC118485468 gene encoding U-box domain-containing protein 52-like isoform X2, which produces MEVKQNKYVVKWALDKFVPEGMLLFRLFFIRSKITRIPTPMGLVPVSQVREDLVIAYRKEVECETYEKLLPFKNMCATRKEHLYKYIQDTRYIRVEQVIG; this is translated from the exons ATGGaagtaaaacaaaacaaatatgTTGTTAAATGGGCATTGGATAAGTTTGTTCCAGAGGGTATGCTTTTGTTCAGATTGTTCTTCATTCGATCGAAAATCACCAGAATTCCGACACCAA TGGGTTTGGTTCCGGTTTCACAAGTGCGAGAGGATTTGGTGATCGCTTACAGGAAGGAAGTCGAATGTGAGACATACGAAAAACTACTTCCTTTCAAGAACATGTGTGCTACGAGGAAG GAGCACCTGTATAAATATATACAAGATACACGTTACATCCGTGTCGAACAAGTGATTGGATGA
- the LOC118485468 gene encoding U-box domain-containing protein 52-like isoform X1 encodes MEVKQNKYVVKWALDKFVPEGMLLFRLFFIRSKITRIPTPSEFPNKVGLVPVSQVREDLVIAYRKEVECETYEKLLPFKNMCATRKEHLYKYIQDTRYIRVEQVIG; translated from the exons ATGGaagtaaaacaaaacaaatatgTTGTTAAATGGGCATTGGATAAGTTTGTTCCAGAGGGTATGCTTTTGTTCAGATTGTTCTTCATTCGATCGAAAATCACCAGAATTCCGACACCAAGTGAGTTTCCTAATAAAG TGGGTTTGGTTCCGGTTTCACAAGTGCGAGAGGATTTGGTGATCGCTTACAGGAAGGAAGTCGAATGTGAGACATACGAAAAACTACTTCCTTTCAAGAACATGTGTGCTACGAGGAAG GAGCACCTGTATAAATATATACAAGATACACGTTACATCCGTGTCGAACAAGTGATTGGATGA